gaaaaagaaatacattttggatacagtgaaaaaagtgaaattttcAGATGTGCAAGGTTGACAAGGGGAGAAAAGAAGGAAATGAATAGAATATACAAAAAATGATAATTTAAACACAAAATGGCAACGTTTTGTAGAAGTATATTCTGGTTGTTGTTATGGTCATTTGTCACTCTAGGGTAAAGTAATCTTATATATTTACTTAGAAAAAACTGAACACTTCCATTGTGAATTTAAAAGCTTTTGCATTAATAAAAGTAGCAATggcaataaataaatcaaacaccGTATATCTCCACAGTGCCAGACTTAAATATTAAagcttaattttttctttttaaaataacaaacatgtcctactttcctgctctgtgcaatggttttgaacagggcagacccaatcctcctcttctcaggtcctatGCAGGCACTGCAGGCCCCTCCCTCCTAGTGCCTCCAAGCAGCTTGTTTTGGGACACCGAAGCAGGCTCACCCCTGAGCTGCCGCTTCGTGTGTCTcttcacacacacagcatggctcactctcctcattggctcactagctgtgattgacagtagggaAAAGACCCAGGATatgttctggtgtcactttgactttggctAGAAGTAACgagtgcataaaaattggtctttgggtgtcggtggtgccttcccaccgtaaccctatagaggtactcttgatgaaatcaagaattagccttgctgtaaaaaattgcaatgatatgtacctgtcaaacaggtgctgaataattggtctttgggtgttaattgtgcccatgaaacctataccaaaaacattcttccagatgaaatgattgaacaccctcaaagctaggcagcctcgaagtcctgcagagattccacatcccaaaaagtcttaatcagtgacatcagcatcaggggtttcatagctggtaatccaggactgattcattttttataaaagtcaaacggtccatggagactgtggacagacgcattctatgatcagtaacgaaacctcctgcagcactgaatgcccgttctgaaagcacgctggatgcagggcagttcaacaactcaatagcatactgggcaagttctggccagtggcctattctcatgacccagtaagtcagtggatcgtcagctggaaacctctccatctctgttttggccccgaggtaagcATCCCATGTTATGCAGACGCtgcagatgggatgtggaagctgacagccctggaagGTGAGGACTAATAAAATTCTGACTTGCCTTATTTAGgcagacaccttctccaacgctcctctcttgaccaacagaagattcAAAACTACGTTTACCATGACACTGTAacttactggagtcaggaaaaaacattcaataaaatcctctttaacgtgtcctcaagagattttatcttctgcaccccttgtggggacgggatgagttctgagaccttccccttataacggtggtcaaggagggttgccaaccagtaatcatccttctcctttatgtcacatattcttgggtcctttcgcaggctttgaagcatgaggttgcccatgcgcctcaaatttgcagaggcttgagaagcaggctcctcggggtcactcaggatgacagcatctggaacctcctcctcccagccacgtactactcccaataGTCCTGggattggaaagccatcgcttacagattgacgcatgtcttcctcttcttggaggcctatgaaagtgccagaatcctccttattctcctccttatcctcctcccctctctcctcctgtgtgttctgtgacataagaATGTTGGTGTATggataaagtggaccttgagaggaaaggaagtcctcctctttcacctgctgctctgcctccagggccctgtccataatgctacacagagtctgctccagcaggaacacaacagggattgtgtcactgacgcatgcactgtcactgttcaccatccttgtggcctcctcaaatggtgacaatacagtgcatgcatccttaatgatcagccattggcgtggggaaaaaaagccaaagtgacctgagcctgttgtcatgccgtactggcacaggtactccttgatggccctctgctgcatgtatagccactgcagcattcccaaagttgagttccacctggtgggtatgtcgcaaatcaggcggtttacgggcaggtggatttcccgctgaatttcagccaaccaagcactggctgtgtatgaccatctgaaatggctacagactcttctggcctgctttagtacatcttgcaaccctgggtacgtacttaggaaatgctgcaacaccagttacccagtgtgctgtgaactaaatatatcgtccctgcccatgcttgctggaccccatgtcagcagtaaggtggattttacggttgactgccttgcccaaccatgccagaacattccctttcacgtgatggtagagagatggaacagccttacgtgaaaagtagtagtgactgggaacctgcaattgtggtacagcaaattgtgcaaattcacggaagggggcagagtccatCAGGCTGAATGGCAGAAGTTATAGGGCCAAcagttttgacaagcttgcattcagacgctgggcatgtggcagggactttatttttttttctgctgcagcagattgggtagagaaattttccggctacagtctacagctggtggtgtgctgctggcagatgtgctgctaggacctgggacaccctgtgctaaaccatcatccctgtcagtggaggctgctgaaaggtaattactcagtatcgcaggggcagactgaagtaaggaggaggagggacagatttgcaccccttttgtgtggcttttaggtgctcttgccaatgggctgagtggttggacgttaaatgccttgttaagcatgtggtacccaaatggttggtgttttttgctgcgtttgatgtgcctgagacacagtttgcagatagcaacagtgcgatctgctacaggtgtgctgaaaaaggcccagacagctgagcttttgagagtgggccaggagataacagctgcggAATATGATAGAATAGGATGGcatctctctactctttcttgatgttggcctccttgggggttgtgctgcctcaccttcagttgcctcctctgctctatctggcatccacgtcacatcagtgacctcatcatcatctccatctcctccatcttcatcattacctaGAACATAGAAGTCAATCAAATTCTTGTCAATCAGGCTGCTGTGCCAAAAGCCACTATCTTTGTTGTTTAATAATTCGACAGAAAGCACAGACTCCAGATCCTGCAGCTCTAGATCCTCTCTCCTCTTTCCAGATCCCAGCACCACTCTGTTGATAACATCGCCTCCTGCATTGCTGAGGAAAAGGGAGATAGCTTTACGGCACGACACACCATCTAACTGCTCGTAATAGTCCAGGAACGGCTTGATTGTGTCAATAAGTCCTTGATGCAACTTGTCCATGTCGTCAAATATGAATATGGATATGGATCGAGGACAGTTGGTGACTTTTCCACGAATCCATGACTGTATTTGATCCTTGTACAGATGAATTAAGTTGTTGTGTGGGAAATGCATAGTTGACACGAAAAGATGGACATATTTGCTGCTCATCCCCTTCTCATGAATGTTCTCTGTAATTatgcgtgctcagtctgaggctgtgggactggtataagtggtgagttaaaaaccagagggagagtgaacaagtcttgctttttgtttgttggtttggatttttggggcttttccttttagtttttcaatcacctttttctgtcactttttaaatagctttttttttttttttctctggttccttcaggctatcaattaaggggggtggttaattgctcacaggtgcctatataactgtgtgtagaactcattctgagcgtgctcagtctgaggctgtggaactctgtccaagtggaactggtataagtggtgagttaaaaaccagagtttaaaacaggaggttataacaggggtcatagtacctgtgtagtgtgagtacctgagtgttttctgagtagtgtgtgtggatcgttagtacttgtgtattgtgtactgtatacttgagtattgcgagtgcacgtaggtctgcgactgttctgcgattgcatgtaggtctgtgagtacctgggtattgtcttgttgtgtacctgtgtattgtcttgagtattagtgccaggaagctagctaatttggacagggtaaaatccccaatcctcactaaatttaataggtacgatgcccagcgggtgtggagaggcgactctttgtacatcttgccgcatgtatgcgttccttgatcatccgatcgagggcgaatactgctgtgcaaaatgtaagcacattgtttccctggaagcccaggttctgaatctggggaagcaactgtcagcactgagaagtccctccatactaaaggagagccagaaatgtacacggcaggtgccagcaggggccagcacagaggcgggtggagacaaagaggtgcaggcactagcaaagagtagatgggtgacagtcaggaggggtagagggggaagtgccagggaggccgatccaggactggagcatcccaataagtacgctccattgagtgacattggtgaaactagtcagggaccagcactgctggagctgagggactctcctagctgccaggggaagaactcctccagtgagagtgggggggcagcaaagggaaaggaaagacagattctagtggtaggggactcaattcttagaaggacagagagagcaatctgtaaccaagacctgaagcgccgaacagtatgttgtctaccgggcgctcgggttcggcacatcacggatcttgtggacagattactgggaggggctggggaagacccagctgtcatggtgcacgttggcaccaatgacaaagtcagaggcagatggagtgtcctaaagaacgattttagggacttaggagctaaattgaggaaaaggaactccaaggtagtattcttaggtatactaccggtacatcgagccacaccagaaaggcagagggagattagggaagtaaacaagtggctgaagagctagtgtagtaaggaggggtttgggttcctggaggactgggccaacttctcagtcggtaaccggtactatagaagggacggactgcacctaaatgaggagggtgcagatctgctgggaaggaagatgggcaaaaagttagaggggtttttaaactaggcgatgggggggagggtccagagacagagatagccagcgccgaagatattccagagggtagtattgggggcattagtggtaggttaaccaaagcacaaaaacacaaggtgagtatagtagcaagtcctagttgcaatctcgaaacccaatacgaggacaatatgcgaccggtctaaactatgtggcatgttcaccaatgccaggagcctggcggacaagatgggtgaactagagatactgttgtacaaggaggatttggattttgtgagaatttcagagatctggttcaacagctctcatgattggctggcaaacattcaagggtataccctataccgcaaggatagagagggtaaaaaagggggaggggtatgcctatatatcaagaataatgtacaagcgaatgtgagagatgacatcactgagggagctagagaggaggtggaatccttatgggtagagctccaaagggatgaagctaaagggaaaataatactgggagtatgctatagtccccctaacctgagggaggacgtggagacggatctcctatcacaaattggattagcagcaaggatgggaagtgttatcataatgggggattttaattatccagacatagactgggcggagggaaccgcgcatttatttaaggctcgccagttccttaatgtcttgcaggacaattttatgggtcagatggtaggcgcaccaactagaaataaaacattactggatctactgattaccaacaatacagacctgatcacggatgtggaaatacggtgcaatttaggtaacagcgatcacaggtcaattagtttcagtataaatcacacaaataggaaacataaagggaacacaaagacactgaatttcaaaagagccaacttccctaaactacaaaccttgctaaaaggcataaattgggataaaatattaggaacaaagaatacggaggagagatgggtttgctttaagagcatattaaataagggcattagcaaatgtatcccattgggtaatacatttaaaagagcaaacaaaaatcctggatggcttaactccaatgtaaaaatgcatataaaagcaaaggagaaggccttcaaaaaacacaaggttgagggatcatcctccgcattcagactttataaagaatgcaacaagaaatgtaagggtgcaattaggacggctaagatagaacatgaaagacacatagcggaagagagcaaaaaaaatcccaagaaattctttaagtatgtaaacagtaaaaaagggaggacagaccatattggccccataaagaatgaggaaggacatctggttacaaaggatggggagatggcgaaggtattgaatttattcttctcctcagtcttcacgagtgaatcggggggcttcagtaaccaaaactgcagtgtttatcctcatgacacaacacaggaagcacctacatggttaacagaggacagaattaaaattagacttgag
This Aquarana catesbeiana isolate 2022-GZ linkage group LG13, ASM4218655v1, whole genome shotgun sequence DNA region includes the following protein-coding sequences:
- the LOC141116555 gene encoding torsin-1B-like, with product MGVPYSERSHGSHISVNLETQSCTEAVKNSIVRISATKSNIPDGARIITENIHEKGMSSKYVHLFVSTMHFPHNNLIHLYKDQIQSWIRGKVTNCPRSISIFIFDDMDKLHQGLIDTIKPFLDYYEQLDGVSCRKAISLFLSNAGGDVINRVVLGSGKRREDLELQDLESVLSVELLNNKDSGFWHSSLIDKNLIDFYVLGNDEDGGDGDDDEVTDVTWMPDRAEEATEV